gcaaAGTAGaagtacagcagaaaacacgACAAGCATGATTGGGAATAGTCTGTAAAGTACACCATGATGGGAGAGAGGAGGCCAGTCAGGACAGAATGGCGGGAGAGAGCTAGAGGAAGGTCAGTCAGGGCAGAATGACGGGAGAGAGGAGGCCAGTCAGGGTAGAATGATGGGAAAGAGGTAGTCGGTCAGTGCGGCATGACGGGAGAGAGAGTGGCCGGTCAGGGCagaatgacatgacatatcatACAGTATAGATGGGGAAGTGCATGAGTACCAATGCTGGCAGTTGTGCATCACCGAGTTTTGTTGTtattacataaatgtacattgaTAAAAATATGACAACTGAGTGATTATGTGATTCTGTGTACATGGAACATTGCAtggtcatttgcatacagttatACATTGATAACTTCAAACCATGTTTGATGTTCTACTCTGTTAATTCTGTGTACTAGGTATGCAGTTTGTTGATTTAACCCAGGGTAAACCATTGAATGGACTGATTTGTCAACACTACAGTACCAGTAACCAGTCTTCAGGTGCCAAATCATCCAACTATAACACTTTCTTTGTGGTAAGTACATTTAGAGATTTTGTAGTAGTTCTGAAATCAGAAATTATTTCCCTAGTATATGTCAGCTTTCCATTGTGTTAATTCAAGGAGTTGAATTCACAATGACTCCATGGAAGCAAAGATAAGCTTTCTTTtcataccttgacctttgactttgacctttatagtcaaggtcaaataaattggtaaataaattatgaagttttgtatatagagacaccattcaagtttGCACAATACTTTTACCATACAACACACCAATGCAGTTGGATgctatgtcttctatgaacTCTTGTTATCTGTAAAATTTCTATCTTTCTGATATTCCGAATTTGCCAGATCAGCATTATTGCTATTTCATCAGTGATTGTAGTAGTGGACGCTTGAATTGTAGGACCATATTTTAGACAGCAATAACAGCACATTAGTGTTTGGGGGCTGTGTCGTCAAATGTAAAAGACTTGCTGTTAATTATGTGTAAaatttctgtcttttttttgtaactttttacaaaaatttgtaaaaaatttttttacttttttttacttttttgtctCCGATATACAGAACTTGCCAGATCAACATCATTGCTATTTCATCAATGAATGTAGCTGTGGACCTGAAATGAAAGGAGTAATATTATCAAAGATGGCGTTTACACACCCTGCCAACATTCCACAAATAGTAATGTTCCTCAGACAACAAGCTGTCTATAACACATTGATAGCAAGCTGTGTACGCAACAGTGGAAAACAAGGTAAGGCCAAGAAACAGAAATTGTATTTCTAATCCCTGCAAACTTCACCTGAGAATGTGCATGTTGGAGCATTTTATTTGGAGTTTTCAAACCTGTGAAGTGGCAAGCTTCTTGTCAATGTATGCTTCCATGATACTGTCTAATTTTTGGTTTATAGTGGCTAAATTTATAAGCTTTTTGCTTACTTGAAAGTACTGACAAGAAACATTGATTTGCTATTCTcttataatgttaatatcaatgcataccttctatgacattacaatttgtgttctctATTCTATTGATCAGTGTGATtgcactttaaaaaaataagaaaatagaaaaatattgCATATTCAGAATGCGGGATCAACTCAATCCCACACTTCTTGTTGAGATCTCAGACTACATGGATGTGAGAATGTTTTCTACACACTTCTTAGTCTAACAATGGCTTCTAAAGATAACTTTATGTCAAGATATTAGTGACCGTTAATTTGAAATTTATGGTTTTTTCCCATAGACATTGGTAACTGTGTACTATTTGATGTAACACCAGTGACTCCACAGAGGATTTCGGTATCTTTTGAACATCCTATCCATGAAGGCATGGCATGTGGTaagttataattatgatatatgcCAAGGAAATCTTTACTTGTCTCATTACCTcacaatacaccatattcctATTACTCAAGTTACTGTAAGGATCTCAAGAGAATTTGTATGTAAGAGCCAAAGTTTGGTTATGTCCACTGATTAAATTACAAGTAGTTTAGTGAGAACAGCATGGATATGAATGGTAACTTTGTGTCTGCTGTCTACCTTAGAGTACTCAACTTTTCTAGCCCTCACTTCCAGCCTCCAAATGGCTTGAAAACAGCACTCCTTTATCTCTCTGAAGACTTTGATAGCTGGAATATGGTGTATTAATTTAGTATCAATCATTTCTAAGGCATCCAGATTGTTACAAGtacaattatgaattgaaagtatcaccaaaaTGCACACACACTTTTTTTCGTATTTCAACAGACTAATCATCCTGTCAGTTTTAAAAAGGTTTTACGAtgagaaacacacacacacacacacacatacacacatgcacacacacacacacatatacaaaaaaaaacacctgaAAAGGGTCACCCTGATATTAATAATCTTGCAGTACTCCTTTAATGTATTGATTACTATTTGTTTCTTTTACAGTTGAATTTGATTTGTCAGAACTTGCCAATGtaaaatgcaaattacataCACCACCTGGTGAGCAACCACTGTGCTCTGATGAGTATGCAACTAAAGTGTTACAAAGGTAGGTTTATGTATCACTTGTAAAATAGACCCTATGCTTGTACCAAGTGTGACTTATCTATTGAATGGTCTTTTTAAACTGTTACATGAGTTTCTTGAGTTTGGTTATTATATGcagttttatcacttttatcaACTCTATATATAAgggtaatatcataactagacaaagcccataagctcatgcagggtagattcatttgtgaccagctgcctcacaatgatattgtagatagcgccctccacatggagaatgcacatagtatatagaacatgcatgtgtagtcattgtgccgcaatgcatccttgggtaaaaccaccaaaaaaacatcgcatagtGTATAGGATACGCATACATACTAGAGGCGCTCTTCGagttattattatacatttattgcctggctatgagggcactagtagacgtctATTAACCTGAGGGCTGTTATGCAGCAATTATTTCCAAGGTTACTACATGACAGCATGAGGGTAATATGtgctactagtgcccaaataaggccaggcaataagtgttttataacacaccaCATTCTTTGGCAATTATTCTTTCCaaagtcaaatcaaatcacaggTAGAACTCCTATGATACTGTAATAGTGCCGTAGGGAATATAGAATACTGTATCActctctgtatgcaaattgaggtcactgtaatacaatctaagccaatcactgaaggctgtatgaaaacatgttgtaatagtgccctagggaataTAGAATACTCTATcactctgtatgcaaattgaagtcactataggtccatgtgatacaatctaagccaatcacagaaggctgtatgaaaacaatatgttgatatcttctgtttattttggatattgAGACTAATTGATTAATGTTTTTGTACCCCTACAGATGTATGTCCATCCCGGTAACTATGAGGTCCATACTCAAGAAAGCAGCTGATCAAAGACAGATGTTAGATGGTTCACAGAGAGTTGGTGCACAGGGATATTCCCCTTACTCCTATTCCTCTGGTGACATCACTGGATTCATTCCTAATGCTGGTAGACTCAGCGCTGGGATAACAGTCAGTCTTGCCAAAAATGAGCACTCGTCAACCAGTGGTGGCCAGGTGAGGTCAACTACCATGGTTTCAAGTACATCTGGTTTACCACTGGATAAATCTATTAGTGTTCAGAGGTACAAACATGCCTTGATTGAGTTGCCGAGTGGAGCCATTGGACAAAGTGCTTTTGGAAGAAGTATAACAGTTACTAACGTTACAACAGATGGGGAAACAGGGTTAGGGCCGATTGGAGGAGTTTCCACCGACGATTCTAAAGTCACACAAAATCCCATGTTAGCTACATTGTTGCAGACAACAGGGAATGTCAATATGATGCCTCCTGAGGAGGGTGAGGAAATAAGTCCGGGGGGTAAAGGAAGAAATCCCATGCTTATGAATTTACTTCAAGATCAAGGAACCCCTCTACCCTCTAATGTAACACAGCCACAACAAATAAAACCAACAAGGAAACGTAAACGAAAGTCTGTGACCGAGAGATCGCCAAAACGACAGGCGAGTGAAGAAGAATTCGCCAAAGAATTAACAGCGATTGAATTTGATTTTGACCTTAGTGGTCACAGTGAACCACCAACACTGACAACCTCGACTGTGTCAGATCCAATCAGACTACAGACAATATCCTCACAATCAAGTTCACCATTCCGAATGGAAATGAAATCAGATTTTGCAAAGACGAATGAAACCGAAGTATCAAGTATGTTGTCAGATATTGTTGAACAGAATGCTAAGTTGTTAAAGCGTACATCTAAACGTGCTGATAGTAGTGGCAGCAGTAGGACAGGGCAGTCACCAAAGAGAGTCAGTACACCAACAGATGTAGGTATGCCAAAGTTGAGTAATGTCAACACTTCTGATAGCTTACTTGGTAGTCATGGAGATGTATTGTCTACTTCAGGAGGTGCTGATCATTCAAGTCAGGAGCATTCAATAAATACACCAGGCAGCCCAATGGATTCGGATCTTTTCTCAAAACCCGATAACGACATCTTCAACCCGGGAGATTTCATGACTGATGATCCGGCACCTCACAATCCTGATAATGATGCGGATTTTACTGAACCGATAGATTTCAACACGGAAGTTCTGAATCCTAGTAACTTTCCCACCGACTTCATGGAACCAACAACAGAGAGTAGTGTAGGTGTTGATTTAGATACATGTGATGCGACTGCATTCGGATTTACGCCATCAGTTGGGAAAACAAATCCAGCAGCGAACACAACAACCACAGGCAACACAACACCATCATCAACTGATCAGTCAACAGTAGTCAGTAGCAGTTCAACTAAACAAGCATCCTCACTGGATAAGTCTGAAAATGAGGAATCAACTGAAACAAAAGAGAGACAGCCTTTGCAGACTACGGAGGAACCAATATCGGTTTTAATGGCGTTGAGTGATGAAGCATTAGATCTGAGTATGCCTCCCAAAACAAAGTCACCGTTAGATAGCAGAGACAAGGAAGAGAGTGTATCAAAGCCAACCCCTCCAATTCTATCAGAACCTCCTGTAGAAGTCAAACACAAACGTTCAGAACATGAAACGGGAAGAGTGTCCAAAAAGGGCAAGAAAAGAGACTCGAAGAAAGGATCTGATTTTGATGGCGAAAGTTCATCAAGTAAACGCAAACAGGAGTCCAAGAGAGAACGAAGCAGTAAACGGCGGAAAGGAGAAGGTAGCAGGTCACCATCACGAGGTCGTAAGTCACCAACGCTGAGTGGATCCTTACCACCTGTCACAGTTACTATACCTAAACTGAATACACCAACAACCACAATGACTGCAAAACAAACAGCCCCTTTGAAGACTACTATTAGAACTGTTACCATTACATCCGATggacaaaaaatcaaaaaaccAGTAATCATAAAACCAGTGGCACCACCTTCGAGTAAGAACAATCCAAGTAAATCAAGTAAAAGTTCAAGTCAAGATAAATCGAGTCAAAGAAATTCTGATGGTTTATCAAATAGTAAGGGTAGTGTCAAGACTGTGACAATCAAACCAGTAAAAAGACCCCCTAAGTTACTGCCTTTGAAAGATCCTGTAACTGTAGTTACAGCAACTACACTAGAGACACCAAGTTCAAGTATGAACACTGCTACTACATCATCCACAAGTAATGCAAATACAACTTTGACATCGAGTGGCAGTAGTGTTTCGCCAATGAAAACACCAACAGTTACATCACCATTGTTAGGAAACAAACAAAAGTCGCCCATTCGATCTCGGAAGGGATCATTGTCAGCTGTGATTGATAAGTTAAAAGAAAGTGCCAGTAGTGTTAATGTTAAAAGCAGTGCACTTGGCTTATTTGATCCTTCCAGTGAAAAAGATGATGATGGAAGAGAACAAGTAGGTGAACAGGACAAGAAATCAACAGAAGAAATGATTGAGAAAAGATCTGATTCGAAAACCACGCCAACAAAACACACCACACAAAAAATAGTCACTGCACAAAACATTCGAAATGGAAATTCAACACCTACATCAAGTGTCAAACCCATTCTTGTTGTACGAACTGTTGCTGTGACAACAATTTCCATGACTCCTCCAACGACAGTGCTTGCTGTAACTACAAGTGCTCCAACAGGGAAGGTGAAAAAAGACAGAAGAGCAGTAGAAGAACCAGTTGTTTCAGAACGGGAAAGTCCGGAAAGTCCAGAGGACACCAGCACCGGGCTAAGACAAGGAAAAACACCTCGAGATAATCAAACACCAGCAAGCCCAGATAAAAACAACACCACTGTCACCGATTTGTTTGTACCAGTTATTCCGTTAGAACTGCAGGATGAAAAACCACCAGGATATCAACGAGAAGGAAAACCAAAAACAGAATCCAAACACAAAGAAACAAGTATCCTGGCCAAGTTGCAGGCTGAAATAGCTGAAAAGCAAAGTGGATCAGGTGAAGATAGAGAAAGTGGTATGTTCTGGCCAAGTGATGACAACGAAGGAGAACTTGACGGTGATGATGAAAATCTTCCGTATTTGATTGAAATGGAAACAAAGTCAGTTCCTTCTAGTCCCAAAGATTCAAACATTGCTAACAGCACAGACTCAAAAACAGATCAATCAGACAGACATGAATTTAAAGTACCTACACCGATAAACGTAAGAAGTGCAACACCTGATGTTATTAAAAAGCCGCACCCGAGTCCAGGCAATGAAAGTGATGAAGACGACGGTCTAGTCATTGATGTACCTCACACACCAAAATCTAAGCCTGATTCAAAAAGTAGCGATActcaaacagaaacagaaatcaAGTCTCCACGTAGCGTCATGGCGCAGTCACCGCTAGGAGTGGTAGCTAAGTCGCCATTAATGGTGAAATCACCAGCAACCAAATCTCCTAGTAACATTAGTATTAGTGGAACTTCCGATCCATCACATCACTCGACAACAGGAAGTCCATGTACAATTGATGATGAATTGATGGATGAAGCTTTGTTGTATAAAGATTAAAAATACATCATTAAATTATATACTAAATGAATTCTTATTTATATTATGTAAGGAGCAGTGTTTATCTATTAGtatcttttattttatattctgTATTTTCAGAGTtttgtgagaacctgggattacATTAGACCTttacagtgcttccaatcaaaatagaaatgaTAAACTCCTGCAACATAGTGATACGTTACCAAAGTAGGTTTGTGTCTTTGTACAGAATTCAGTAGGGTGGTCAGATCAAATAAGTGCAACAATTGTGTGTGTTATTACTGATAACttcaaacaacaaatttcaaatttggcaccTCTTTCCCTTACCGAGGTTTACTGTCTAATACATCACTCTGTACATCTACCAACAGACGGGGTTTatttatcaaagtaaactgttattcaactttgcCACTGTGt
Above is a genomic segment from Glandiceps talaboti chromosome 20, keGlaTala1.1, whole genome shotgun sequence containing:
- the LOC144450466 gene encoding uncharacterized protein LOC144450466, with protein sequence MASAEGAVRFGIRTLLPSTTMNGPNLPNGDCPPLSGKEAVLTSLMDKLKTTSEQVKSWSESSRKLRQAVAKYKEPDSVDPNRLQKCLESLKKAIKVTSLHSMGDRLQAMARQSGLKFSPGPTGTSTNVFISSDMFYVEVMMDNSGNVKDVKVAHHQHDPQSCQELKVALKKNEFKEFSEHLKELNQLYQLPMDNNQKAKAFMSLQALETDVATLFQMQGSYANNPLMIILKGPVGYFTPRSGGRPAQVTYYVSPYDLLNVETGTTTTLTMKEPVPRSLGFSVYVTIESSTLHKLQTTPLLSVPMSADGKRAVGSPSFIQLGNPNSTTLPASFILKLNKPMPLSTTSIRQVQAHTGMQFVDLTQGKPLNGLICQHYSTSNQSSGAKSSNYNTFFVNLPDQHHCYFINECSCGPEMKGVILSKMAFTHPANIPQIVMFLRQQAVYNTLIASCVRNSGKQDIGNCVLFDVTPVTPQRISVSFEHPIHEGMACVEFDLSELANVKCKLHTPPGEQPLCSDEYATKVLQRCMSIPVTMRSILKKAADQRQMLDGSQRVGAQGYSPYSYSSGDITGFIPNAGRLSAGITVSLAKNEHSSTSGGQVRSTTMVSSTSGLPLDKSISVQRYKHALIELPSGAIGQSAFGRSITVTNVTTDGETGLGPIGGVSTDDSKVTQNPMLATLLQTTGNVNMMPPEEGEEISPGGKGRNPMLMNLLQDQGTPLPSNVTQPQQIKPTRKRKRKSVTERSPKRQASEEEFAKELTAIEFDFDLSGHSEPPTLTTSTVSDPIRLQTISSQSSSPFRMEMKSDFAKTNETEVSSMLSDIVEQNAKLLKRTSKRADSSGSSRTGQSPKRVSTPTDVGMPKLSNVNTSDSLLGSHGDVLSTSGGADHSSQEHSINTPGSPMDSDLFSKPDNDIFNPGDFMTDDPAPHNPDNDADFTEPIDFNTEVLNPSNFPTDFMEPTTESSVGVDLDTCDATAFGFTPSVGKTNPAANTTTTGNTTPSSTDQSTVVSSSSTKQASSLDKSENEESTETKERQPLQTTEEPISVLMALSDEALDLSMPPKTKSPLDSRDKEESVSKPTPPILSEPPVEVKHKRSEHETGRVSKKGKKRDSKKGSDFDGESSSSKRKQESKRERSSKRRKGEGSRSPSRGRKSPTLSGSLPPVTVTIPKLNTPTTTMTAKQTAPLKTTIRTVTITSDGQKIKKPVIIKPVAPPSSKNNPSKSSKSSSQDKSSQRNSDGLSNSKGSVKTVTIKPVKRPPKLLPLKDPVTVVTATTLETPSSSMNTATTSSTSNANTTLTSSGSSVSPMKTPTVTSPLLGNKQKSPIRSRKGSLSAVIDKLKESASSVNVKSSALGLFDPSSEKDDDGREQVGEQDKKSTEEMIEKRSDSKTTPTKHTTQKIVTAQNIRNGNSTPTSSVKPILVVRTVAVTTISMTPPTTVLAVTTSAPTGKVKKDRRAVEEPVVSERESPESPEDTSTGLRQGKTPRDNQTPASPDKNNTTVTDLFVPVIPLELQDEKPPGYQREGKPKTESKHKETSILAKLQAEIAEKQSGSGEDRESGMFWPSDDNEGELDGDDENLPYLIEMETKSVPSSPKDSNIANSTDSKTDQSDRHEFKVPTPINVRSATPDVIKKPHPSPGNESDEDDGLVIDVPHTPKSKPDSKSSDTQTETEIKSPRSVMAQSPLGVVAKSPLMVKSPATKSPSNISISGTSDPSHHSTTGSPCTIDDELMDEALLYKD